The proteins below are encoded in one region of Amycolatopsis acidiphila:
- a CDS encoding aminotransferase-like domain-containing protein: MTASMPDRTGRHNLDPHLDRYAARTAGMTASEIRALFAVASRPEVVSLAGGMPNLAALPLDSLSTQIGELIAEDGLVALQYGSAQGIPALREQICEIMALEGISAHPDDVVVTVGSQMGLDMVTRLFCDPGDIVLAEGPSYVGALGSFAAYQAQVVHVAMDDDGLVPEALREALAQAGRAGKRVKFLYTIPNFHNPAGVTLAVERRAEILEICRTHGVLVIEDNPYGLLGFDGQTYPSLRSLDPDNVVYLGSFSKTFASGLRVGWVLAPHAVREKLVLAAESATLCPPTLNQMIVSRYLGTHDWKGQIKTFRENYRERRDAILGALEQHMPAGCTWTTPDGGFYVWVTVPEGVDTKAMLPRAVTARVAYASGTGFYADGFGSRQMRLSYCYPTPERIREGVRRLAGVLESEMDLVRTFGNVSMRPISGPENPSPDTA; encoded by the coding sequence ATGACTGCCTCGATGCCCGACAGAACCGGACGCCACAACCTCGACCCGCACCTCGACCGGTACGCAGCACGCACCGCCGGGATGACGGCATCGGAGATCCGGGCGCTGTTCGCGGTGGCGAGCAGGCCCGAGGTGGTCTCGCTGGCCGGGGGCATGCCGAACCTCGCCGCGCTGCCGCTGGACAGCCTCTCCACCCAGATCGGTGAGCTGATCGCCGAAGACGGGCTCGTAGCGCTCCAGTACGGCTCCGCGCAGGGCATCCCGGCCCTCCGGGAGCAGATCTGCGAGATCATGGCACTGGAGGGCATCTCAGCCCACCCTGACGACGTCGTGGTGACCGTCGGCTCCCAGATGGGCCTCGACATGGTCACCCGCCTCTTCTGCGATCCCGGCGACATCGTGCTCGCCGAGGGCCCGTCGTACGTCGGCGCGCTCGGGTCGTTCGCGGCCTATCAGGCGCAGGTCGTACACGTCGCGATGGACGACGACGGGCTGGTGCCCGAGGCGCTGCGCGAGGCACTGGCCCAGGCGGGGAGGGCCGGCAAACGGGTCAAGTTCCTCTACACGATCCCGAACTTCCACAACCCCGCCGGCGTTACGCTGGCGGTCGAGCGGCGCGCCGAGATCCTCGAGATCTGCCGGACGCATGGCGTGCTCGTGATCGAGGACAACCCGTACGGCCTGCTCGGCTTCGACGGGCAGACCTACCCGTCGCTGCGTTCGCTCGACCCGGACAACGTGGTGTACCTCGGCTCGTTCTCGAAGACGTTCGCCTCCGGGCTGCGGGTCGGCTGGGTGCTGGCGCCACACGCGGTGCGCGAGAAGCTGGTGCTGGCCGCCGAGTCGGCGACGCTGTGCCCGCCGACGCTCAACCAGATGATCGTGTCGCGGTACCTCGGCACGCACGACTGGAAGGGCCAGATCAAGACCTTCCGCGAGAACTACCGTGAGCGCCGGGACGCGATCCTCGGCGCGCTCGAGCAGCACATGCCTGCCGGGTGCACCTGGACCACCCCGGACGGCGGGTTCTACGTCTGGGTGACCGTGCCCGAGGGCGTCGACACCAAGGCGATGCTGCCGCGTGCGGTCACCGCCCGGGTGGCCTACGCGTCGGGCACCGGTTTCTACGCCGACGGGTTCGGCAGCAGGCAGATGCGGTTGTCCTACTGCTACCCGACCCCGGAGCGGATCCGCGAGGGCGTGCGCAGACTCGCCGGGGTGCTCGAGTCCGAAATGGACCTGGTCCGCACGTTCGGTAACGTCAGCATGCGGCCGATCTCCGGGCCGGAGAACCCCTCCCCGGACACGGCCTGA